From Flexistipes sp.:
GTTTTCTCTGCTTTTTGAATATGCCTGTATCACTGATAAAAGTCTTTACACAGGATTAAACGGAAGTGAAGTATTCCTGAGGGGAAAAAAGGCCACTTTAAGTGGGGACCGGCTGATTATTGAAAAATCGGATTGATTTTTTCCATTTGATAAAAATACGGAGTATCATTTAAGCTGTAAATTTTCAGATATTTATTCGGCTCTACGGGAGATCTTTTCAAACAAATAAATTTACGGCATAATAAACTTTTTATCCTCAAGCCTTACGGTGAAAACGGGGCACGGAGCTTTACGGACAACGTTTTCTGCTGTTGATCCAAACAATACATGTTCTATGCCTGTTCTGCCGTGGGTTCCGATAACAATCATATCAGCCTCAAAGTTTCTGGCCTCATTTATGATTTCCAGAAAGGGAGCACCTTTTAGCAGCTTTGAAAAAAAATTTATTTCCGAAAGTTTGGGATACTTATCAAGAAAACTCTGAAGCTGTTCTTTCGCCCCTTTTTCAAGGTCGGTGCTCAGATTTCTGAAAGCGCCGTGAAGCATATGGGAGGAGACAAGT
This genomic window contains:
- a CDS encoding universal stress protein, which translates into the protein MDFINRILFPTDFSETSEYAMNYAVNFAEAFDAELEIVHILFDDSALVSSHMLHGAFRNLSTDLEKGAKEQLQSFLDKYPKLSEINFFSKLLKGAPFLEIINEARNFEADMIVIGTHGRTGIEHVLFGSTAENVVRKAPCPVFTVRLEDKKFIMP